A part of Rattus norvegicus strain BN/NHsdMcwi chromosome 4, GRCr8, whole genome shotgun sequence genomic DNA contains:
- the Cxcl12 gene encoding stromal cell-derived factor 1 isoform beta precursor (isoform beta precursor is encoded by transcript variant 2), which translates to MDAKVVAVLALVLAALCISDGKPVSLSYRCPCRFFESHVARANVKHLKILNTPNCALQIVARLKSNNRQVCIDPKLKWIQEYLDKALNKRLKM; encoded by the exons ATGGACGCCAAGGTCGTCGCCGTGCTGGCCCTGGTGCTGGCCGCGCTCTGCATCAGTGACG GTAAGccagtcagcctgagctacagatgCCCCTGCCGATTCTTTGAGAGCCATGTCGCCAGAGCCAACGTCAAACATCTGAAAATCCTCAACACTCCAAACTGTGCCCTTCAGATTGT TGCAAGGCTGAAAAGCAACAACAGACAAGTGTGCATTGACCCGAAATTAAAGTGGATCCAAGAGTACCTGGACAAAGCCTTAAACAA GAGGCTCAAGATGTGA
- the Cxcl12 gene encoding stromal cell-derived factor 1 isoform gamma precursor (isoform gamma precursor is encoded by transcript variant 3), translating to MDAKVVAVLALVLAALCISDGKPVSLSYRCPCRFFESHVARANVKHLKILNTPNCALQIVARLKSNNRQVCIDPKLKWIQEYLDKALNKGRREEKVGKKEKIGKKKRQKKRKAAQKKKN from the exons ATGGACGCCAAGGTCGTCGCCGTGCTGGCCCTGGTGCTGGCCGCGCTCTGCATCAGTGACG GTAAGccagtcagcctgagctacagatgCCCCTGCCGATTCTTTGAGAGCCATGTCGCCAGAGCCAACGTCAAACATCTGAAAATCCTCAACACTCCAAACTGTGCCCTTCAGATTGT TGCAAGGCTGAAAAGCAACAACAGACAAGTGTGCATTGACCCGAAATTAAAGTGGATCCAAGAGTACCTGGACAAAGCCTTAAACAA GGGGcgcagagaagaaaaagtggggaaaaaagaaaagataggaaaaaagaagcgacagaagaagagaaaggcggcccagaaaaagaaaaactag
- the Cxcl12 gene encoding stromal cell-derived factor 1 isoform alpha precursor (isoform alpha precursor is encoded by transcript variant 1): protein MDAKVVAVLALVLAALCISDGKPVSLSYRCPCRFFESHVARANVKHLKILNTPNCALQIVARLKSNNRQVCIDPKLKWIQEYLDKALNK, encoded by the exons ATGGACGCCAAGGTCGTCGCCGTGCTGGCCCTGGTGCTGGCCGCGCTCTGCATCAGTGACG GTAAGccagtcagcctgagctacagatgCCCCTGCCGATTCTTTGAGAGCCATGTCGCCAGAGCCAACGTCAAACATCTGAAAATCCTCAACACTCCAAACTGTGCCCTTCAGATTGT TGCAAGGCTGAAAAGCAACAACAGACAAGTGTGCATTGACCCGAAATTAAAGTGGATCCAAGAGTACCTGGACAAAGCCTTAAACAAGTAA